From a region of the Thermococcus sp. 21S7 genome:
- a CDS encoding alkaline phosphatase family protein yields the protein MRKKLALISIDGNGLYNLKHMPFLSELAESGSFAVVDSIFPTLTDLVHTSVMTGVWPKDHGVVENGYYDRLADRKVNFYDYEIAFNPHSVIKAPTVVDILRARGVRTASVSGYTMPPFSGTDVRIFPPFFSSDRMYRQHGRDWRKDAWVLSSALYLYEECRPDLLLVHFASIDGMSHDHGPLSEGALKAVETVDTAVRTLWERLKDEYAFIIFADHGQEEVHTWVNLRTYLRKYGIETLRVSSGGGVHVYLRNPNEAEEAFEVLRRAPGVKAVFFREDLEYLNSPNSGELIVSAKPGYWFCSHRMCKGIKGVSHWVRGMHGSMNEPALKVPLILWGFEDAKPENASLMDIAPTVLKFFGVEKPGNMVGKSLV from the coding sequence ATGAGAAAAAAGCTCGCCCTCATAAGCATCGACGGGAACGGCCTTTACAACCTCAAACATATGCCATTCCTGAGCGAGTTAGCCGAGAGCGGAAGCTTTGCGGTGGTTGATTCCATCTTCCCAACGCTCACCGACCTAGTTCACACGAGCGTCATGACCGGTGTGTGGCCGAAAGACCACGGCGTCGTTGAGAACGGCTACTACGACCGCCTCGCTGACAGGAAGGTCAACTTCTATGACTACGAAATAGCGTTCAACCCCCACAGTGTCATCAAGGCTCCAACGGTCGTTGATATTCTCCGTGCCAGGGGCGTTAGAACCGCCAGCGTCTCCGGGTACACCATGCCACCCTTCAGCGGCACCGACGTGAGGATTTTTCCGCCCTTCTTCTCAAGCGATAGGATGTACCGCCAGCACGGACGGGACTGGAGGAAGGACGCCTGGGTTCTCAGCTCCGCGCTGTACCTCTACGAGGAGTGCAGGCCTGACCTGTTGCTCGTCCACTTCGCCTCGATTGACGGCATGAGCCATGATCACGGCCCTCTGAGCGAGGGGGCTCTAAAGGCCGTTGAGACCGTTGACACTGCAGTTAGAACCCTATGGGAGCGCCTCAAAGACGAATACGCCTTCATAATCTTCGCCGACCACGGGCAGGAGGAGGTTCACACCTGGGTGAACCTGAGGACTTACCTGAGGAAGTACGGGATTGAGACCCTCCGGGTTTCCTCCGGCGGCGGGGTTCATGTCTATCTGAGGAATCCAAACGAGGCCGAGGAGGCCTTTGAGGTTCTCAGACGGGCGCCGGGAGTTAAGGCCGTCTTCTTCCGTGAGGATTTGGAGTATCTCAACAGCCCGAACAGCGGCGAGCTGATAGTCTCCGCCAAGCCCGGCTACTGGTTCTGCTCCCACAGGATGTGCAAGGGCATAAAGGGAGTGAGCCACTGGGTTAGGGGGATGCACGGCTCGATGAACGAACCGGCCCTTAAAGTTCCGCTGATTCTGTGGGGATTTGAGGATGCCAAGCCTGAGAATGCAAGCCTTATGGACATAGCGCCGACGGTGCTGAAGTTCTTCGGAGTCGAGAAGCCGGGAAACATGGTTGGGAAGAGTTTGGTTTAA
- a CDS encoding Nre family DNA repair protein, which translates to MSAPVFNSKLCAVCKGRKLLCGRPTCPILERFRVARTVEQKLNKRHLFGSSPPSIFVGEYGYPKVRIGPLVPPIEGNTSHLDSPMKWENRTIKDILYYRSLLVMGETKADVRVRRSGRILGEVQELAMSIKPVDSEVLLKRKPVLKVIPSEFAPPIGPKAELLDFELTENPRIPRRTDYVVSDELKAEAAIMRLYNWGFDEYYIIRLLSAGLLGLDKRLVPTRWGITAVQDTIGKNLRREILHYPEINDYEVYFHRFMGNRYAVLMMPEPYAFELLEVWLKGSLFGASEPSVIHDYEDFRGRKEYVKETAGAYHAARLSVLEALRARRRQARAVVFREVTPEYYAPVGVWQIRLGVKKAMGNLIGRFETLNEALDAIRGRLEHPFERYLARSYILGSLARQKTLDEWLGKNLYRITGERAGG; encoded by the coding sequence ATGAGCGCTCCGGTCTTTAACTCGAAACTCTGTGCGGTCTGCAAGGGCAGAAAGCTCCTCTGTGGAAGACCAACCTGTCCGATCCTTGAGAGGTTTAGGGTAGCTCGCACCGTCGAGCAGAAACTGAACAAACGCCATCTCTTTGGCTCCTCCCCTCCAAGCATCTTTGTTGGGGAGTACGGTTATCCCAAGGTTCGCATAGGCCCGCTCGTGCCCCCAATCGAGGGAAACACCAGCCATCTAGACAGCCCGATGAAGTGGGAGAACAGGACTATAAAGGACATCCTCTACTACCGCTCGCTTCTCGTCATGGGCGAGACGAAGGCCGACGTTCGCGTGAGGCGAAGCGGTAGAATCCTCGGCGAGGTTCAGGAACTGGCGATGTCGATAAAGCCCGTTGACAGCGAGGTGCTCCTCAAGAGGAAGCCCGTTCTCAAAGTTATCCCCAGCGAGTTTGCGCCGCCGATAGGGCCGAAGGCCGAGCTGCTTGACTTCGAGCTCACTGAGAATCCCAGGATTCCAAGGAGGACCGACTACGTCGTGAGTGATGAGCTGAAGGCGGAAGCGGCTATAATGCGCCTCTACAACTGGGGCTTCGACGAGTACTACATCATAAGGCTCCTCTCCGCCGGTCTCCTCGGCCTCGACAAGAGACTCGTCCCAACGAGGTGGGGCATAACTGCCGTTCAGGATACGATAGGGAAGAACCTGCGGAGGGAAATCCTCCACTATCCTGAGATAAACGACTATGAAGTGTACTTCCACAGGTTCATGGGCAACCGCTACGCAGTTCTCATGATGCCGGAGCCTTACGCCTTCGAACTTCTTGAGGTCTGGCTGAAGGGCTCGCTCTTCGGTGCGAGCGAGCCGAGTGTAATCCACGACTACGAGGACTTCCGCGGGAGGAAGGAGTACGTCAAGGAAACCGCCGGTGCCTACCACGCCGCCCGCTTGAGCGTCCTCGAAGCCCTTAGGGCAAGGAGGCGGCAGGCGAGGGCCGTGGTCTTCCGCGAGGTAACGCCGGAGTACTATGCCCCTGTTGGCGTCTGGCAGATTCGCCTCGGAGTGAAGAAGGCGATGGGCAACTTGATAGGGCGCTTCGAGACGCTCAACGAGGCCCTTGACGCCATAAGGGGGCGTCTTGAGCATCCCTTTGAGAGATACCTTGCGAGAAGCTACATCCTCGGGAGCCTCGCGAGACAGAAAACCCTGGACGAATGGCTCGGAAAGAATTTATACCGCATCACCGGAGAAAGGGCAGGTGGATGA